In the Posidoniimonas corsicana genome, one interval contains:
- the infA gene encoding translation initiation factor IF-1, whose translation MAKEKEEALEVEGTVTQALANTRFRVEIDGGHMVQAHVAGRMRKHFIRIVPGDRVRVELSPYDLTKGRITYRER comes from the coding sequence ATGGCGAAAGAGAAAGAAGAGGCCCTCGAAGTCGAAGGCACGGTCACCCAGGCGTTGGCCAACACCCGCTTCCGCGTCGAGATCGACGGCGGACACATGGTGCAGGCCCACGTTGCGGGCAGGATGCGTAAGCACTTCATCCGCATCGTGCCGGGCGACCGCGTCCGCGTCGAGCTCTCTCCCTACGACCTCACGAAGGGTCGGATCACCTACCGCGAGCGGTAA
- a CDS encoding HlyD family secretion protein — translation MSQVTSSPGPDDDAVRRAKREIQGILQQITELSKSDSSPQQFYDSFLNKVVAALAASGGAVWTLSDAGVLQLAYQINLRETGLIENPIGQEQHGRLLTQVLQEPDGKLVAPHSGAAGGADTDEHGASNPTDFLLVMAPVHNDQGVQGIVEVFQRPGAGEATKRGYLRFLMQTCDLAGDYLRGRRLAHLSEKQSLWEQLESFTRSAHQTLDVTEAAFTIANEGRRLIGCDRVTVAVKHGSRVTLEAISGQDVFDKRSNTATLLTKVARAVCKTGEDVWFTGDGSGLAPQVEKAIDAYVDDSHTKNMAILPLVEPEDEDLPPEEKQRRKGPPKVLGALIVEQMVDSTVPEGYRQRVDVVRGHSVTAIGNALEHSGLFLMPVWKTLGRATSQFRGRALPKTATVLTLIAAAIAAGMLVQVDLKLQGDGRLVPVSQKPVFARIDGEVEELLVENGQPVQGGQPLMRLKSYQLDSELTDVLGKLEQARARWNSLARSNTDERQEKDEDRAKRYAERLQVDKEIKSLNVQLDILKKKQKLLEIVSPMAGQVVKWKLSDDFPPGRPVQQGATVMEIADPRGDWEVEVLMPEKKMGHVTRTWKESLANEEPMKVVFIPASKPEDEIEGVVQAVDQTSESRGEEGNVVKLTVAFDQAAFRELMPNPKIDAAVTANVYCGRRSFFYYWLHPLYDTIQREIVFRF, via the coding sequence ATGTCCCAAGTAACCTCCTCCCCCGGGCCCGACGACGACGCCGTACGGCGCGCCAAACGGGAGATCCAGGGCATCCTGCAGCAGATCACCGAGCTGTCCAAGTCGGACTCCTCGCCCCAGCAGTTCTACGACTCCTTCCTCAACAAGGTGGTCGCGGCCCTGGCCGCCAGCGGCGGCGCGGTGTGGACGCTCTCGGACGCGGGCGTGCTGCAGCTGGCCTACCAGATCAACCTCCGCGAGACCGGCCTGATCGAGAACCCGATCGGCCAGGAGCAGCACGGCCGCCTGCTGACGCAGGTGCTGCAGGAGCCCGACGGCAAGCTGGTGGCGCCCCACTCCGGCGCCGCCGGCGGCGCAGACACCGACGAGCACGGCGCCTCCAACCCGACCGACTTCCTGCTGGTCATGGCCCCGGTCCACAACGACCAGGGCGTGCAGGGCATTGTCGAGGTGTTCCAGCGCCCCGGCGCCGGCGAGGCAACCAAGCGGGGCTACCTCCGCTTCCTGATGCAGACCTGCGACCTGGCGGGCGACTACCTCCGCGGCCGCCGCCTGGCGCACCTGTCGGAGAAGCAGTCGCTGTGGGAGCAGCTGGAGTCCTTCACCCGCAGCGCCCACCAGACGCTCGACGTGACCGAGGCCGCGTTCACCATCGCCAACGAGGGCCGGCGGCTGATCGGCTGCGACCGCGTGACCGTGGCGGTCAAGCACGGCAGCCGCGTCACGCTCGAGGCGATCAGCGGCCAGGACGTGTTCGACAAGCGTTCCAACACCGCCACGCTGCTGACCAAGGTCGCCCGCGCGGTCTGCAAGACCGGCGAGGACGTCTGGTTCACGGGCGACGGCTCCGGCCTGGCGCCGCAGGTCGAGAAGGCGATCGACGCCTACGTCGACGACTCGCACACCAAGAACATGGCCATCCTCCCGCTCGTCGAGCCGGAGGACGAGGACCTGCCGCCCGAGGAGAAGCAGCGCCGCAAGGGCCCGCCGAAGGTGCTGGGCGCGCTGATCGTCGAGCAGATGGTCGACAGCACCGTTCCCGAGGGCTACCGCCAGCGGGTCGACGTGGTGCGCGGGCACAGCGTCACGGCCATCGGCAACGCGCTGGAGCACAGCGGCCTGTTCCTGATGCCGGTCTGGAAGACGCTCGGCCGCGCGACCTCGCAGTTCCGCGGCCGGGCCCTGCCCAAGACCGCCACCGTGCTCACGCTGATCGCCGCCGCCATCGCGGCGGGCATGCTGGTGCAGGTGGACCTCAAGCTGCAGGGCGACGGCCGCCTGGTCCCCGTGAGCCAGAAGCCGGTGTTCGCCCGCATCGACGGCGAGGTCGAAGAGCTGCTGGTCGAGAACGGCCAGCCCGTGCAAGGCGGGCAGCCCCTGATGCGGCTCAAGAGCTACCAACTGGATTCCGAGCTCACCGACGTGCTCGGCAAGCTCGAGCAGGCCCGCGCCCGCTGGAACTCGCTCGCACGCTCCAATACCGACGAGCGGCAAGAGAAGGACGAGGACCGCGCCAAACGCTACGCCGAGCGGCTGCAGGTCGACAAGGAGATAAAGTCGCTGAACGTGCAGCTCGACATCCTCAAGAAGAAGCAGAAGCTGCTGGAGATCGTCAGCCCGATGGCGGGGCAGGTGGTGAAGTGGAAACTCAGCGACGACTTCCCGCCCGGCCGCCCCGTGCAGCAGGGCGCCACGGTGATGGAGATCGCCGACCCCAGGGGCGACTGGGAGGTCGAGGTGCTGATGCCCGAGAAGAAGATGGGGCACGTCACCCGCACCTGGAAGGAGAGCCTGGCCAACGAGGAGCCGATGAAGGTGGTGTTCATCCCCGCGTCGAAGCCCGAGGACGAGATCGAGGGCGTGGTGCAGGCGGTCGACCAGACCTCCGAGAGCCGCGGCGAGGAGGGGAACGTGGTGAAGCTGACGGTGGCCTTCGACCAGGCGGCCTTCCGCGAGCTGATGCCCAACCCGAAGATCGACGCCGCGGTGACCGCCAACGTCTACTGCGGCAGGCGGTCGTTCTTCTACTACTGGCTGCACCCGCTGTACGACACCATCCAGCGTGAGATCGTGTTCCGCTTCTAA